In a single window of the Halobacteriovorax sp. DA5 genome:
- a CDS encoding M14 family murein peptide amidase A has protein sequence MEFIKLESGKTVNNLEIEAFKNKVDSPRYIYLMAGVHGDEIEGVHCLKEIFSWLKTEVETDLPLVVIPIVNKDGVNAGTRVNANGVDLNRNLPTQSWESEFEEDKYNPGSAPLSEPENQFLNKLFIEYPPAFILSIHSWKPIVNYNGDCKDVAQLLAKHNNYPIADDIGYPTPGSLGTYGSVELGAPVLTFECPTVDTGVTVEEVWQENEVGFKEMITSGILKRFL, from the coding sequence ATGGAATTTATTAAACTAGAGTCAGGAAAAACAGTTAACAACCTTGAAATCGAAGCTTTTAAAAATAAAGTTGATTCACCTCGCTATATCTATCTGATGGCAGGAGTTCATGGAGATGAAATCGAGGGAGTTCACTGCCTAAAAGAAATCTTTTCATGGCTTAAGACTGAAGTTGAAACAGATCTACCTCTAGTCGTTATTCCTATCGTCAATAAAGATGGTGTTAATGCAGGAACGCGCGTTAATGCTAATGGAGTTGATCTTAATCGAAACTTACCTACTCAAAGCTGGGAAAGTGAATTCGAAGAAGATAAGTACAATCCAGGAAGTGCTCCATTAAGTGAGCCTGAAAACCAATTCCTAAATAAGCTCTTTATTGAGTATCCACCGGCCTTTATTTTATCAATTCACTCATGGAAACCAATTGTAAATTACAATGGTGACTGTAAGGATGTTGCGCAGCTTTTGGCCAAACACAATAATTATCCAATTGCAGATGATATCGGCTACCCAACTCCTGGCTCACTCGGAACTTACGGAAGTGTTGAGCTTGGAGCACCTGTACTTACATTTGAATGCCCAACAGTAGATACTGGTGTAACTGTTGAAGAAGTGTGGCAAGAAAATGAAGTCGGATTCAAAGAAATGATCACATCAGGAATTCTGAAACGATTCCTCTAA
- a CDS encoding ribonuclease H translates to MGAYTVYSDGGCRGNPGPGAWGAMGQNPDGVVFFESSGFEYQTTNNRMELTGAIESLKSLENELEEMGLDHGHAAFLYSDSKYVVDGITKWVPGWKARGWKKADKKTPENIELWQSFDEVAGRFSNLQFRWVKGHSGHPQNEHCDMLANKAMDENI, encoded by the coding sequence ATGGGAGCCTATACTGTCTATAGTGACGGTGGATGTCGTGGGAACCCTGGACCTGGAGCGTGGGGGGCAATGGGACAAAATCCAGATGGCGTCGTTTTCTTTGAAAGCTCTGGCTTTGAGTATCAGACAACTAACAATCGAATGGAGCTTACTGGTGCCATTGAATCATTGAAGTCACTAGAGAATGAATTGGAAGAGATGGGGCTAGATCATGGACATGCCGCTTTCCTTTATAGTGATTCGAAATATGTTGTTGATGGAATTACGAAATGGGTTCCTGGTTGGAAGGCACGTGGTTGGAAAAAAGCCGACAAGAAGACTCCAGAAAATATTGAGCTGTGGCAAAGTTTTGATGAAGTGGCAGGACGTTTTTCTAATCTTCAGTTTCGTTGGGTAAAAGGACATAGTGGTCATCCGCAAAATGAGCACTGCGATATGTTGGCCAATAAGGCAATGGATGAAAATATTTAA